In Oryctolagus cuniculus chromosome X, mOryCun1.1, whole genome shotgun sequence, a single window of DNA contains:
- the LOC108178711 gene encoding LOW QUALITY PROTEIN: large ribosomal subunit protein eL39 (The sequence of the model RefSeq protein was modified relative to this genomic sequence to represent the inferred CDS: deleted 1 base in 1 codon), whose amino-acid sequence MSSHKTFRIKRFLAKKQKQNRPIPQWIRMKTGNKIRYNSKRRHWRRTKLGL is encoded by the exons ATGTCTTCTCACAAGACCTTCAGAATCAAGAGGTTCCtggcc aaaaaacaaaaacaaaaccgccCCATTCCGCAATGGATTCGGATGAAAACTGGTAATAAAATCAGGTATAACTCCAAGAGGAGACATTGGAGAAGAACCAAGCTGGGTCTATAA